CCTGCTTGCTGAGAAAGTAGGTTGCAAAACGAAATCGCATCGTTCCACGAGACATTCACGACGGGAGCCTCTGGGTGGTCACTCGGTCCAGCTGCTTTTTGTACAACCGAGAAGTATAACGCATTCGTAACAGGAACCGGTGCGAGTAAAAAAGCGTTCACTTCGGTTGTCCATTTGGCCTTGATTCGATCGTCTCGTAATTCGATATGCCCTGCTGGGATGCTCACCATGGTGTACGACCGCTCCATCTCTATTTCACCTGGCTTAACTTCTCAATCGCCTGCTCTTCGGTCGGCAAGAAAAAGATGTCGTTTCCGTTGTTCGATTCATAGATGAAGTCTTTTAGACTTTTACTTGTGTACACCGAAAAATCTCCTACAATTGCCACTTTCACCCGATAATTGATGAACTTCTGAAGGATTTCCCCAGCAAGGCGTGTTTTCAAATCGAAAAAGCTTTCGTTGAGCAATGATTTGTTGAGAACAATACGCTCACTGTCTGCTTGATAATGTACCGTTGCGATCAGGTCCAATGCAGACTGCACATCCTCGATAAGTACCTCACTACCACTCACAATGGCAATATTTTTCCCGCCAGCTTCTACCTTTGTAATATTCATGTGTACCCTCCTCATTTTCTGTTGGTCATCTGCCTCACGTAATCCTCACAAATATATCGGTTGTCTACGCCGTTTGCTGGCTGAACGCTCGCCACTCGAAAGAAGCTCAAGCCCACAACCATCGCCATGAGTCCGTAGGCAGCGTTTTGTGAATCCTCTACAGACATAAGCCCGGTTTGCTTGCCATATTCAAAAATCTTGGTGATGCCCTGCAAATCTCTCGCATAACTCTTCGCAACCACTTCTTGCAGCTTGGGGTCCAACGCTGCTTTGGAGAAGAATTGGACAAAGAGTCTGGCTTGATCTTCATGCGGGATGTACATCTCAGCGATGCCATCCAGCTGCGAAACATTGATCCGTTTTTCCTTGTCATTCACGTATGGCGGCAAGATGTGTGCAAGCGTGACGTCCATCATTTCCTGGGCGGTCATGGTGCTCTCCATGTCAGCTTCGATTTTCAAGCCATAATAGGCCAAAAATGCCTGAAAGGCTTCACTCGTCAAATTATCCTTATTCTTAAAGTAATACGTGACCACACCCTTTGAGCAGTCCGCATACTCCGCCACCTTATCCAGCGTCATGCCATCAATCCCGTGATTGCTAATACAAGTGAGGGTCGCATTGATGACATCTGCTCGACGCTTTGGTTCCATTCCTAATTTGGGCATGATTTTACCTCGTTTATTTATACTGTACAGTCGGAATAAAAAAAGTGTACACCATGATTTTCCAACCTGTCAAACGAGAAGGCTCCACAATACAAAAAAAACACGCTTACGCAGCGTGTTCGATCATGCCGTTACATAGCAAGCGCTTGGCGACTGATCCGATATTGCCCCGGTGTCAGCCCCGTCCATTTCTTGAAAGCATTTTGAAAGGCGCTTGGATCTGAAAAATGCAGCAAGTACGCAATCTCCCCAATCGAATGCTCCGCTTGCTGTAAATACCCCATCGCCATTTCTTTGCGAACATTCGTGGACAATTCATGATAGGAAGTGTCCTCTGCCTTTAGTTTCGCTTGCAGGGATCTCGTACTCATATGAAAAGCAGCGGCAGTCTCCTGTAAGGTCGGAAAAGCCGCAGGCATACATCCCATCATCCATTGAAACACGCGGTCCGAAAATTCCCGCCCTCTCATCAGCCTCTCTCTAATTTCTTCTGCGATTGGTTCGAAAGCTTTCCGCAGCCGGACATCTGAATACAGGATCGGGTATTGTAAAACTTCCTTGCCTACCAAGAGCCCATTTTCTTCTTCACCAAAGTGAGGCTCCATCCCGAACAATTTCAAATACGGAGCGATATCATCCGTAGCATCGTGTGTGAAATGTATGGACTGTAACGGAATGGCGCGATGACTCATACGGACGATCAAGTGGTACAAGGAGCTGACCATATCCTCCATGCAATGTCGGGATACGCTCCCAGGACTTTGTCTATGAAACCGCAGGAAAACATCCTTCCCCCTCTCTTCCCAATCCAGCTCGTACCCGCTGCAAAGGATCACGTGATACCGCTGATAAGCTTTCAATGCATCAACGATTTTTTCCGAATGCATCATGACATAGCCAAGAATGCCCAGATCGGCAATATCAGTTAACTGTCCTTGATGTAGTCCGAAATGATCATCCTGCGTGTAAATGGCAGCTTCCTTCATCAAGCGCTCGAGCTCTGATTCATCAATCCGCGCCTCTACATCCTTAAGCAAGCTACTGTCGAAAGAAATATGATCACAAAAACGCTCAAAATCAAGCTTCTTGTAGGAAATTGTTTTCATAACCGGATACACCATCGAAATCGCAAACCCATGCGCATTTTCCAAGTACGGAACCTCCTTTGCGTGAATCCACAACATTTATGCGCCTTCGATCATTCATCTGTTCCATTCCACACGATATGCTGAATACAGTTCAGTTTACCACGATCTGTTGGTTATGGAATCAACTCTACAGGGGGATATGAAAATGAACATTCTCGTTATCATCGGACACCCAGATCCCGAGAGCTATTGCTCCGCGTTGGCGCACGCCTATATGCAAGGAGCCGCAGACAAAGCAGCACAGATTCGCACCATTGATTTGAGCCAAATCGCTTTCGACCCAAATTTGAAGTACGGATATCGGAAAAGAACAGAGCTGGAGGATGACCTAAAAGAAGCGCAGGACCTCATCCGTTGGGCGGATCATCTGGTCATTGTCTATCCGACTTGGTGGGGCACGATGCCCGCTATCTTGAAGGGATTTTTTGACCGTGTCTTATTACCCGGATTCGCCTATAAATATCGGGAAGGCTCTCCTCTATGGGATAAGCTGTTAACGGGGAAAACCGCCCATGTGATTGTGACCATGGATACTCCCTCTTGGTACAATAGATTGATCTACTGGCAAGCCGGACATCTCGTGATGAAACGCAACATTTTGAAGTTTTGCGGGATTAAGCCTGTGAAGACTACGGAGATTAGTGGGGTGAATGCCTCGGCGGAGGAAAAGCGCAAGATATGGCTGGAGAAAGTGAAACAGCTTGGGGAGAGGCTTGCTTAGGCTTTACGGTGAAAAAAACGAATCAGAGTGACTAAAAAACTCAAGCTGAAATAGACTTGAGTTTTTCCTATTCTCTTACTAATCTAGATGCGTTTGCACACTTTCCAAAAACTTAATGCGGGGCCTCCTTCCAGTAACAGATCAATCTCTAGCGCATCTCTTTCGTTGGAATGATTTACCTAAGCAAATAAATCGTGCAAAGTGTATTTATTATGTAGCTGATTGTGAGTATGATAATAGTAAAAATAATAAGAAAGAGGCTATCATATGGATTCTACTTTTTCACCAAGAAAAGCAACAAAGACGAAAACCTTGGTTATTAACGCACTCTTCATCGCTTTTACGCTTGCAGCCACTATGTTTATCAACCTGAGACTCCCGATCATGGGTAACGGTGGCCTCATCCATCTCGGGAACGTGCCTCTTTTAATCGCAGCTTTTGTGTATGGCAGAAAAACAGGAGCTATTGCTGGAGCTTTTGGTATGGGCCTCTTTGACCTTATCTCCGGTTGGACAGCATGGGCACCGTTTACCTTCGTCATCGTGGGTGCAATGGGCTATGTAGCTGGCCTCATCGCCGAAAAGGTGCCTGGCAATCGGGTATTTGTGTACGCACTCGCAGTTGTCGCTGCATTGGTGATTAAGATCGTGGGCTACTACTTTGTTGAGGTTATTCTTTACGGGAACTGGATTCAGCCGTTTGGCTCCATTCCGGGGAACGTTTTGCAGGTGGTGGTAGCAGCGGTTATTGTCATTCCGCTGGTGGGACGCTTGAAGAAGATTGTGGGGCAGGGGTAAGAAGGGAAAAATCGCTCAGGAGACATGTGTTCTCTTGGGCGATTTTTTTCAGCGTTCTTTAAAAGATCACCATTGCCGTACGCTACCAAATACAAAAACACGACCCATTGGATCGTGTTTTCTATGCTTAGGTGGGCAGAACGGGATCGAACCGCTTTGACAATGTAGTTCGCTACCTATTGATTGAAAGCATGCTAGTCCTTTGCTGTATTCAGCTCTGCTTCAATTTGGGAGTTTTTCGAGGACTCACCCATGCGCCAGTAAACGAGAAGGCTTATGGCAATACAAGCTGCTACATAGTAATAGAAGAGAGACTCGTTCCCGATGCTTTTGAACCATAGCGCGATGAACTCCGCTGTTCCTCCAAAGATCGCGACGGTCACCCCGTATGGAAAGCCTACACCCAGCGCGCGAATAGCGGTTGGAAACATCTCGGCTTTCACGATCGCATTGATGGACGTATAACCAGTAACAATGATAAGACCAGACAGCATCAGCAGGAAAGCAACATATGGGCTAGTTGTTTGTTCCAGAAGCATAAACATCGGTACGGTCCACAATGTTCCAAGAATACCGAAACCAATCAACAACGGGCGCCGTCCAATTCGGTCGGACAGCATACCAGCAAGCGGCTGCAAGACGACGAATACCAGCAATGCGGTAAAGTTAATCCAGCTGACTACCTCTTTCGGCATTCCTACCGTAATCACCATGAATTTTTGCAAATAGGTCGTGTAGGTGTTAAAGGCAATGGTTCCCCCGAGCGTAAGACCGACGACTGCCAGTACCGCCTTCGGATGCTTCATCAGCTCTCGAAGTGTACCCGCCTTTTCCTTGTTTTTCGACTCCATTTTGGTATACTGCTCCGATTCGTCCATACTGCGGCGCAACCACAACACGGCTACTGCGCCAAATGCTCCAATGATGAAGGGAATTCGCCAGCCCCATGCCATCATCGCTTCTTCCGGAAGCATTTGCTGTAGAATAATTTGCACACCCAGTGCCAGCAATTGTCCACTAATCAGCGTGACGTACTGGAAGCTAGAATAGAACCCTCGGCGACCACTCGAAGCCATCTCGGACAAGTACGTGGCAGATGTTCCGTATTCCCCGCCAAGCGAAAGACCTTGGAGAAGTCGGGCAAGAACGAGAATAATAGGCGCAAACACGCCGATCGTTTCATAGTTTGGTGTTACGGCAATCACCAGAGAACCACCCGCCATGATGGTAACAGACAGCGTCAGCGCGGCACGGCGCCCATGACGGTCAGCGTATCGGCCCAGGAGCAAGCTCCCGATCGGTCTCATTAAAAATCCGATAGCAAAAACTGCGGCAGTATTCAACAGTTGGCTGGTAGCGTCGCCCTTTGGAAAAAACTGAGACGAGAAATACACCGCAAAAGCTGCATAGACATACCAGTCGTACCATTCAATCAGATTCCCCAGTGAACCTTTAAAGATGTTGCTTGTGATTCGCCGCGTATTTTCACGATCACTCGATGACTTCATTGTTGCCCCCTCCTTATGATTGACCCGAATCCATTCGCAATTGGACCGCTTACAAATGAAACCATTACCTCTACCCGAGAATGAAAGGGTATCGTTTGCTTTGAAAGGGTTTACATATTTACCCGGATGGATTCTCGAAGAAC
The window above is part of the Brevibacillus antibioticus genome. Proteins encoded here:
- a CDS encoding ECF transporter S component, which encodes MDSTFSPRKATKTKTLVINALFIAFTLAATMFINLRLPIMGNGGLIHLGNVPLLIAAFVYGRKTGAIAGAFGMGLFDLISGWTAWAPFTFVIVGAMGYVAGLIAEKVPGNRVFVYALAVVAALVIKIVGYYFVEVILYGNWIQPFGSIPGNVLQVVVAAVIVIPLVGRLKKIVGQG
- a CDS encoding MFS transporter, with product MKSSSDRENTRRITSNIFKGSLGNLIEWYDWYVYAAFAVYFSSQFFPKGDATSQLLNTAAVFAIGFLMRPIGSLLLGRYADRHGRRAALTLSVTIMAGGSLVIAVTPNYETIGVFAPIILVLARLLQGLSLGGEYGTSATYLSEMASSGRRGFYSSFQYVTLISGQLLALGVQIILQQMLPEEAMMAWGWRIPFIIGAFGAVAVLWLRRSMDESEQYTKMESKNKEKAGTLRELMKHPKAVLAVVGLTLGGTIAFNTYTTYLQKFMVITVGMPKEVVSWINFTALLVFVVLQPLAGMLSDRIGRRPLLIGFGILGTLWTVPMFMLLEQTTSPYVAFLLMLSGLIIVTGYTSINAIVKAEMFPTAIRALGVGFPYGVTVAIFGGTAEFIALWFKSIGNESLFYYYVAACIAISLLVYWRMGESSKNSQIEAELNTAKD
- a CDS encoding DUF4180 domain-containing protein, whose amino-acid sequence is MNITKVEAGGKNIAIVSGSEVLIEDVQSALDLIATVHYQADSERIVLNKSLLNESFFDLKTRLAGEILQKFINYRVKVAIVGDFSVYTSKSLKDFIYESNNGNDIFFLPTEEQAIEKLSQVK
- a CDS encoding NAD(P)H-dependent oxidoreductase, which codes for MNILVIIGHPDPESYCSALAHAYMQGAADKAAQIRTIDLSQIAFDPNLKYGYRKRTELEDDLKEAQDLIRWADHLVIVYPTWWGTMPAILKGFFDRVLLPGFAYKYREGSPLWDKLLTGKTAHVIVTMDTPSWYNRLIYWQAGHLVMKRNILKFCGIKPVKTTEISGVNASAEEKRKIWLEKVKQLGERLA
- a CDS encoding TetR/AcrR family transcriptional regulator, with protein sequence MPKLGMEPKRRADVINATLTCISNHGIDGMTLDKVAEYADCSKGVVTYYFKNKDNLTSEAFQAFLAYYGLKIEADMESTMTAQEMMDVTLAHILPPYVNDKEKRINVSQLDGIAEMYIPHEDQARLFVQFFSKAALDPKLQEVVAKSYARDLQGITKIFEYGKQTGLMSVEDSQNAAYGLMAMVVGLSFFRVASVQPANGVDNRYICEDYVRQMTNRK
- a CDS encoding AraC family transcriptional regulator — protein: MENAHGFAISMVYPVMKTISYKKLDFERFCDHISFDSSLLKDVEARIDESELERLMKEAAIYTQDDHFGLHQGQLTDIADLGILGYVMMHSEKIVDALKAYQRYHVILCSGYELDWEERGKDVFLRFHRQSPGSVSRHCMEDMVSSLYHLIVRMSHRAIPLQSIHFTHDATDDIAPYLKLFGMEPHFGEEENGLLVGKEVLQYPILYSDVRLRKAFEPIAEEIRERLMRGREFSDRVFQWMMGCMPAAFPTLQETAAAFHMSTRSLQAKLKAEDTSYHELSTNVRKEMAMGYLQQAEHSIGEIAYLLHFSDPSAFQNAFKKWTGLTPGQYRISRQALAM